The Hymenobacter volaticus genome contains the following window.
GCCAAAAGGCTTTGTCTTTGCCTAAGCTAAATACTTCCAATCTTCCGTCCTGACTTTGCGAAATGGAGAATTGCTTGACCTGTCCTCCCAATGATTTCCAGCCGCTCCAGTTAGTGCCTGCTCCGGCACGCATCTGGTAATTGTGCCACAGGGCATTATCGGCCCCAATGCAAAACAGATCCCACATGCCGTCCTTGGTGCTGGCCACCGTGAACGGCAAGGCTGGCTGCTCGGGAGTACGACGTTGATGCCCACGCTTTTCCACGCTTTGAGCACGGCTTGTTGGATGGTATCGTCGTAGAGCTTGCCAGCCATTTCCACCGTGAGTTCGGCAAAGTCCTGAAACTGAGCTGTGGGGGTTAGTCGTGGGTCTATCAAGGCCTGGTACCAGATGTGGCCTGCTTTCTCCCAGGCTTTCCCCCCAATGGCCGTGGCCGCTAAGTAAAACGCCTTATTGGGAATGCCTGAGTTGATGTGCACCCCGCCATTGTCGCTGGTGGTGGTGTCGTACTTGCTCATGTGGTCGGGCTGCGGATCTTTGCCCACCAGCCAATCATCGTAGGCAGTGCCTGGCGCTTTCATCGAGCGTAGCGCCACGCCTTTGATGCTGGACGTAAACAAGCCAGCCCCAATCAGCCAATCCGCCTGATCGGCGGTCTGGTTCAGAACCCGCTGCTTGACGAGAGAGCCGAAAACATCCGAGATGGATTCGTTGAGCGCCCCAGGCTGGTCATGGTATTCGAGCCCGGCAGTGTGTTCGGTTACGCCGTGTGCCAACTCGTGCCCGATAACGTCGATGGCGAGGGTGAACCGATTAAAGATGAATTCGTCACCATCGCCGAACACCATTTGGGCACCATCCCAAAACGCATTGTTGTACCGGTAATCATAGTGGACGGTCGCACTCATGTTCATGCCTTGTCCGTCGATGGAATCCCGCTTGTAGATATCCCAGAACAAATCGAAAGTGGCGCCAAAACCATCGTAGGCTTCATTGGTGGCCACGTCGCCATTAGAGCCTTGTCCTTCCTTCCGGACCAAGGTGCCGGGCAAAACCGTCATATTCTCTGCGTTGTGAATCAACCGGGTTTTGTGCGGAGTTTCCGAGGCGAGAGAAGCACCTGCTGTTAGATTGTTGCTGTTGTTCTGGCGTAGTTGCGTCACTCGCTGCGCCCGTAGGAGGGTGTCTTGCTCGAGGGTTCGCAATGCCCGTTGGCGTTGCTCTTCGTTGCCATTCCGGGCAATACTCTCGAGCACATACGGTGGAATAACGTGGCAAACGCAGTTGCCATTGGTGCAAGCATGTTGATGCTGGCTCATGGGTTTTTTAGTTTAAGATTAAACCATACATAAAAAGGGGCTTCTTCCCTGATCATTTTGATGGCTGGGCCATCGTTCGAAGGTGAGCCACGAGCCCTTGCAGGTTCGCGTCCGCAATTGGGTCGGTTAGTTGAATGGTGTGGGCTCGGGGGCCGTCCTCGATAGTGAGTGTATAAGTTTGGTAGTCGGCCGCTCCCTTGGCCGCCGTACGGGTTTGGGCCGGCTGATTGAAAAAGCGGGACTCCCGCACAAGAAACTCTAGTTGCTTGGCTACATGCGGAGCAAGTTGGGTGGTGTCAATAGTGACGGGTTTGTTGAGTGCGGGCAGAAATGCAAAGCCCCCCTCCATTTTGAAATCTATTTTCATTGCGTGAAGGCCTCTTTCCAGAGGTTGACACCGTGCGCCTGATACCAGCCTGGAAAGATGCTGCCAGTAGCATAAAAGCAGCTCGCCAGATCCCCCATGTTCTCCTCTCTCTTGCGCGATGCAAAGCCTGGCTTCTGCGAAGGAAAAAGGTTGTCGGGCGTATGGGGTCAGTGCTAGCACTGAATTTTAAGTTAATCTGCCCTCACTCGTAACGCGCAGTTGCCGAACAGCTTGTCGCCGACGGCAAGGCCATTTCCCGACGAAGCAACTTATCTGTTGCTACTAATCATCGCACCCTGATCGTGATGCCCGTCAAGGCATTAAACCGGCTCGGCTTGGCTTTCGCCGACGGAGAAATTCAGCCAGTCTATCGTCGATCTTGAATGCAAGGAATGTGCCCGGGTGCCGGGTACCAGCCCGAAGGGCGCCATCGTCAATCCTTATTCGGTAGGCAGGCTGATCGCTAAGCTTAGGATGGCAACCTACGTCCGCTTCCACCCCAGATAGGGCGCCAAATGCAATTCGCACAAGCAGGTTCTTAATAGAGCACCACTTGCGTGATATTCATACTCTTTGACTTGAATCACATTTTTTCCTGCTGCCGGGAACAAGAACCTTTGTAGAGTCAATTGCACCGGGCTAAAACGGCGCTAGCGAGCTGGATTTCGAGAAGCGTAGCGCTTTAAGCTACCACCGAAGAAGGCGCGCTTAAGCGGCAGCAAACCGATGAAAATTGTGACGATTCTATTCTTCAACCAATACGAATTAGCATGTCAACTAAAGCAAAAGAGGCCGGGTATTCAATTCCCGAACAACCCTGCAATCAGCAATATGAAGTTGAAAAAGCAGGCTCTACGCCCTCAAAGGCAACGGCGTGGCCGACAGACACCATGCAGGCGATACGCCTGCATGAGTTCGGAGGGCCGCAAGTGCTGCAATACGAGCAAGTACCATTTCCCGAACTGAAGCTAGGGGAGGTAATCGTTCGTGTGCACGCCGTGGGCATCAATCCCCCCGACTGGTACCTGCGCGACGGCTATATGATGCTCCCGCCCGAATGGCGGCCGCCGGTGCCCTTGCCCGTTATTCCGGGGTCGGACATATCGGGTGTCGTCGTGGCCGTTGCGGAGGATGTGCAGGGCTTTTCCGTCGGTGAGGAAGTATTTGGCATGATTCGCTTTCCGAACTTCGAGGGAGCAGCGGCCTATGCCGAATATATCGCGGCGCCAGCGTCCGACCTGGCCCACAAGCCGGTGAGCATTAGCCACGTCCACGCCGCCGGGGCGCCGATGGCCGGGCTTACCGCGTGGCAGTATTTAATCGATCTAGGGCACCAAGCCCCGAACCCATTCCAGCCGGAATTGCATCGCCCGGTACCACTTAGCGGCAAGACGGTGCTCGTCAACGGCGCTGCAGGCGGCGTGGGGCACTTGGCAGTACAGCTCGCTAAATGGCAAGGGGCACACGTTATTGCGGTGGCATCGGGCAAGCATGAGGCATTCCCGCGCGAGTTAGGCGCCGATGAATTCATTGATTATACCAAGACCTCACCCGAGGACGTAGCCCGCAACGTTGACCTCGTCCTCGATACCCTCGGCGGCCATACCACCGGTCGTTTCTTGCGCGTGCTCAAGCAGGGTGGAGCGTTGTTCCCAGTGTTCTTAGGCTTTTCCGATGCCGAGGAAGCCGCAAAGCTAGGCATCACAGTCTCGATGACCCAAGTGCGCTCGAACGGTTCCCAACTCGCCGAACTCGGGCGTTTGCTAGACGCGGGCACGGTCCGCGTTGCCATCGATAGCACATTCCCGCTGGCTGAGGCTCAGAAGGCACACGAAAGAGCCGCTCAAGGACACATTCAGGGTAAAATAGTGCTTACGGTTGCGTAAGAAATAGCCCTAATCCCGACAGCAACGCCCTTTTTTTGTATGCCAGCCGCCGATAAATCTGCCGAACGTCACCTCATTGCGACTCTTCAGAGCAAGCCTGAGCACCGCGCGCAAGTGCAGGAACTTCTGCTCCAACTTGTAGAACCCGTCCGCGGCGAATCCGGCTGTCTGTATTACAACATCTTCCAGCAAGCCGAAGACCCAGATGCAGTCTTGGTGGTAGCCGGCTGGCTTAATTACGAAGCCGCAGCCGCGCACCCAACGCATCCCAGCGTACCCGGCGTGATCGAGCTGATCATGCCGCTCCTGACTAGTCCCATTCCCATAACGAGGCTCCCTACCCGCCGCTTGAGCGGCAACCCTGCGTAAAGTGCTCACTAAGCCAACAGCCCGACGAACATATTCGTCGGTCTGTTGGCTTTAATATCCTGTTAGCCGGACCTCTGAAAACGCATTGGCTCGCAACTCAACCGACAATGTGGATTGCTTGATTTTTGTAGTTTTGCTTTATGCTAAGTTCCACTGCTGTTTCGCCCGCTAAGTTGACCACCCAAGATCTTAAGCTGAAAGGCTTCAAGATTTATGCAGTCGATCAGCCTTGCACGACTAAGCCCCACTTTAGTCGGCGCGACTACTACAAGGTCATCCTGATGACGACCAAAGC
Protein-coding sequences here:
- a CDS encoding protealysin inhibitor emfourin, which translates into the protein MKIDFKMEGGFAFLPALNKPVTIDTTQLAPHVAKQLEFLVRESRFFNQPAQTRTAAKGAADYQTYTLTIEDGPRAHTIQLTDPIADANLQGLVAHLRTMAQPSK
- a CDS encoding NADP-dependent oxidoreductase gives rise to the protein MQAIRLHEFGGPQVLQYEQVPFPELKLGEVIVRVHAVGINPPDWYLRDGYMMLPPEWRPPVPLPVIPGSDISGVVVAVAEDVQGFSVGEEVFGMIRFPNFEGAAAYAEYIAAPASDLAHKPVSISHVHAAGAPMAGLTAWQYLIDLGHQAPNPFQPELHRPVPLSGKTVLVNGAAGGVGHLAVQLAKWQGAHVIAVASGKHEAFPRELGADEFIDYTKTSPEDVARNVDLVLDTLGGHTTGRFLRVLKQGGALFPVFLGFSDAEEAAKLGITVSMTQVRSNGSQLAELGRLLDAGTVRVAIDSTFPLAEAQKAHERAAQGHIQGKIVLTVA
- a CDS encoding putative quinol monooxygenase, which gives rise to MPAADKSAERHLIATLQSKPEHRAQVQELLLQLVEPVRGESGCLYYNIFQQAEDPDAVLVVAGWLNYEAAAAHPTHPSVPGVIELIMPLLTSPIPITRLPTRRLSGNPA